In Candidatus Binatia bacterium, the genomic window GAGCGGCGCCGGGGCGGCTCTGGTTTCAGTGCTACGTGTTTCCGGAGCGGGCCGTGAGCGAGGGCCTGATCCGGCGCGCGGCGGAAGCGGGCTTCGAGGCGCTCATCATCACCAGCGATTTTCCGGTCTCGGGAAAGCGGGAGCGGGACCTCCGCTCCGGCCTCCGGCCCGATGCCCGGCTCACGCTGGGGAGCAAGCTCGACATCCTGATGCATCCGCGGTGGCTCATGACCGTCGCGGCCCACCGGCCGCGCTTCGCCGTGGTCGAGCGCGGGATCGGGAAGGGCCGGAGCGCCGCCGCCTTCCTGCCGTCGAAGATGTTCGATCCGTCCCTCTGCTGGGACGACCTCCGGCGCTTCCGGGATCTCTGGAAGGGGAAGCTCCTTCTCAAGGGCGTTCTCCGGGCGGACGACGCGGCGCTGGCCGTGGAGTGCGGCGTCGACGGAGTCATTCTCTCCAACCACGGAGGCCGCCAGCTGGACAGCGCCATCAGCGGGATGGACGCCCTACCCGAAGTGGTCCGCGAGATCGGCGGTCGCGCCGCGATCCTGGTGGATGGTGGCGTCCGTCGTGGCGGCGATATCGCGAAGGCCCTGGCCCTGGGTGCCGAGGGAGTCCTCCTGGGTCGCGCCCTCGCCTATGGGCTCGCCGCCGGCGGCACGGCCGGAGCGGCGAGGGCGCTGCAGATCCTTGGCGATGAATTCGACAGGACGCTGGCGCTCCTGGGCTGCCGGGCTCCGGGCGACCTCGCGCCCGATCGGGTGACGGCCCGATGAATTCGCGAACCGCCATGCGCCAAGGGCGCAAGCCCGTCGCGCTCGTGACCAGTGCGGCCTTTGCCGACCTCTACGAGGACGACCGCCTGCTGGTGGAGGCCCTCGCGGACGTCGGCATCGCCTCGGTGCCGGCCGTGTGGAGCGATGCGAGCATCGATTGGACCTCGTTCGATGCCCTGGTCATGCGCTCGCCGTGGGACTATTTCGAGCGCGTCGCCGAGTTTCGCGCCTGGCTCGACGCGCGGATCGCCCAGAACGCGCTCCTCTGCAACCCGCGCGAGATTCTCGAGTGGAATTTCGACAAGGGGTACTTGCAGGATCTCGCGCGGGCCGGCGTCGCGGTCGTGCCCACGCTCTGCATGGCGCGAGGAGACCGCGCCGACATCGCCGCCCTGGCGCGCGCCCGCGGGTGGAATGAGGTCGTGGTCAAGCCGACCATCGCCGGCGGCGGCTATCGCATCCTCCGCTTCCGCCTCGAGGAGATCGGCCGCCACGCCGCCGACATCGCCAGGACGCTCGAGGACCGGGGTGTGCTGGTGCAGCCCTTCCTGCCCGAGATCCAGAGCGGCGGCGAGCTCTCGCTGCTCTTCTTCGACGGGGTCTTCAGTCACGCGGTGTGCAAACGTCCCCAGGACGGCGACTACCGCGTTCAATTTCAATTCGGCGGCACGGACGAGAACGTCCAGGTGAGCGAGGAGCTGGTGGCCCAGGCGCGTCGCTGCATCCAGCACGCGCCCGCGCCGACGGTCTATGCGCGGGTCGACGGCGTCGTACGGGACGGAAGCTTTCTCTTGATGGAGCTGGAGATCTTCGAGCCCTTGATGTTCCTGTCCCACCATCCGGAAGCGCCGGCCCGCTTCGCGCGGGCGATCGAGCGGTACTTGCAAAGTCCTCGCGAATGATGGCGTGGTGTACGATCTCGTGATGGTTCGACGCTGGCTCAGGCTCGGGGCCGGAACATGCTGCATCGCGCTCGCCCTGGGACTCATGACCCCGGCCGCCTGCGTCACCGGGCAGCCCGTCACGGACAGCACCTGGGTCGATCATGACGGCCAGCCCGTCCGACGGCCCCCGGATGGGGAGCGGTCGTTCTACGCGGATCTCCTCCACGAGGGCTTCTGTCAGCCGATCTCCCACGCGTTCGACGTTCCCGACAAGCTCCTCGGCCTGGCCAACGTCCTGGGCGCCCGGACCCGTCGCGAGGCGGTCAACGTGAACGCTTTCGACGAAGTGCCCAATTCCACCTGGTTCACGAATCGAAACCACCTGCGCGCGATCCCGGTGGGCGAGCTGATGCAGGGTCCGGACTCCGCGCTGCTCCCGGAGAAGCCGTGGACGGTCACCCACCCCAAGCACGGGGGGGCGAGCGCCGGGTTCCAGATCCGGGACGCCGCCGGGCAGAAGTGGCTCGTCAAGCTCGACTGGAAGGGACTTCCGGGTCTCAGCTCCGGCGCCGACGTGGTGGCGCGCACGCTCCTCCATGCGGCCGGATACAACGTGCCGCATAACG contains:
- a CDS encoding alpha-hydroxy acid oxidase; amino-acid sequence: MNIGQAINIEDLRGLARKRVPRFVFDFLDGGAEDESALDANRRSFERLRFRPRTLVGVSGRSVGASILGAPSALPVVAAPVGLLGLVRHHGDLALARAAADAGIPFALSTSSMDSLEEVARAAPGRLWFQCYVFPERAVSEGLIRRAAEAGFEALIITSDFPVSGKRERDLRSGLRPDARLTLGSKLDILMHPRWLMTVAAHRPRFAVVERGIGKGRSAAAFLPSKMFDPSLCWDDLRRFRDLWKGKLLLKGVLRADDAALAVECGVDGVILSNHGGRQLDSAISGMDALPEVVREIGGRAAILVDGGVRRGGDIAKALALGAEGVLLGRALAYGLAAGGTAGAARALQILGDEFDRTLALLGCRAPGDLAPDRVTAR